From one Mesoplodon densirostris isolate mMesDen1 chromosome 19, mMesDen1 primary haplotype, whole genome shotgun sequence genomic stretch:
- the LOC132480710 gene encoding sialic acid-binding Ig-like lectin 14, with amino-acid sequence MLPLLLLSLLWGGSLQEERGYWLQVQESVTVQACLGVHVPCSFSYPWSSWYSYGEPFIYWFREGDDIHRSDPVATDNPGRRVKPETQGRFHLLGDPRKKSCSLNIRHARMSDTGVYFFRVEGGDVEYSYTDKKLNLQVTAPTEKPDIHFLEALESGRPTKLTCRLSLVCDGGRVFSFSWAGDALGAMDPETLHSSVLTFTPRPQDHGTNLTCRVNLPGDQVTMERTIRLNVSYAPWNLSINLSFRNVTGTTLKTLQNSSSLLISESQALQLLCVADSNPPAQLSWFGASPALNATRISSTKILELPGFGAAEREFTCRAQNTLGSQQVSVNLAVQNDPSCCSCVTEAQQGSWPLVITLIRGTLMGAGFLLPYGLIWIYYTRCGGHQAAGLSLPPSQDGIHG; translated from the exons ATGCTGCCCCTGCTGCTGCTGTCCCTGCTCTGGGGGG GGTCCCTGCAGGAGGAACGAGGGTACTGGCTCCAAGTGCAGGAATCAGTGACGGTGCAGGCGTGCCTGGGGGTCCACGTGCCCTGCTCTTTCTCCTACCCTTGGAGTTCGTGGTACTCCTATGGAGAACCCTTCATCTATTGGTTCCGGGAAGGGGACGACATACACCGCAGTGATCCTGTGGCCACAGACAACCCAGGGAGACGAGTGAAGCCAGAGACCCAGGGCCGATTCCACCTCCTCGGGGACCCCAGGAAAAAGAGCTGCTCCCTGAACATCAGACATGCCAGGATGAGCGACACAGGAGTCTATTTCTTCCGAGTGGAGGGAGGTGATGTGGAATACAGTTACACAGATAAGAAGCTGAATTTGCAGGTGACAG CCCCAACAGAGAAACCTGACATCcattttctggaggctctggagtCCGGCCGCCCCACAAAGCTGACCTGCCGCCTGTCACTAGTCTGTGATGGGGGAAGAGTTTTCTCATTCTCCTGGGCAGGGGATGCCCTTGGTGCCATGGACCCAGAGACCCTCCACTCCTCGGTGCTCACCTTCACCCCGAGGCCCCAGGACCATGGCACCAACCTCACCTGTCGTGTGAACCTCCCAGGAGATCAAGTGACCATGGAGAGAACCATCCGGCTCAATGTCTCCT ATGCTCCGTGGAACCTCAGCATCAACCTCTCCTTCAGAAATGTCACAG gcaCGA CCCTCAAGACTCTGCAAAACAGCTCATCCCTTCTCATCTCGGAGAGCCAGGCTCTGCAGCTGCTCTGTGTTGCTGACAGCAACCCCCCTGCACAGCTGAGCTGGTTCGGGGCTTCCCCAGCCCTGAACGCCACCCGCATCTCCAGCACCAAGATCCTGGAGCTGCCAGGCTTTGGCGCTGCAGAAAGAGAATTCACCTGCCGAGCTCAGAACACTCTGGGCTCCCAGCAAGTTTCTGTCAACCTCGCTGTGCAGAATGA CCCCTCTTGCTGCAGCTGTGTGACTGAGGCTCAGCAGGGCTCCTGGCCCCTGGTCATCACCCTGATCAGAGGGACCCTCATGGGGGCTGGCTTCCTCCTCCCCTATGGCCTCATCTGGATCTACTACACCAG GTGTGGAGGTCACCAGGCAGCAGGGCTGAGCCTCCCTCCTTCTCAAGACGGGATTCAC GGGTGA